In one window of Denticeps clupeoides chromosome 2, fDenClu1.1, whole genome shotgun sequence DNA:
- the LOC114784602 gene encoding T-cell-specific guanine nucleotide triphosphate-binding protein 1-like codes for MGSNISTMQRAAGTEANGNMSWLNIDSCFSVIRAESIVNLTGPAATVRKAQKEIDDLQNVNLSIAVTGETGSGKSTFINAIRGLSDDDEGAAPTGVTETTMKPEMYQHPRLPNVKIWDLPGIGGTFDAKNYLKKVNFHTYDFFIIITASRFKENDLKLAKEIMRKKKSFYMVRSKIDMDIHSEKRKGRTEEEVLRKIKEDSQHNLKVVGNPPVFLICSYALEKYDFEDLIQHLLKELPGLKRAVLRLLPVSSMEILQQKYELYRGIAWAAFIVANASALAPVPCLNNVLNVTFTVGFLTWWYFDLGLDDRSLQKMSDRLNMPELRDISQKQLLTSALRKKCIQVLNLDSVREPDTPDSFVESVILLLTGLTNSPNVIYLGLELMYEMAKEVLEQAELR; via the exons ATGGGTTCCAACATCTCAACGATGCAGCGAGCAGCAGGTACAGAG GCAAATGGAAACATGTCCTGGTTAAACATTGATTCCTGCTTCTCAGTAATACGAGCAGAAAGTATTGTG AACttgacaggtcctgctgcaacTGTTCGTAAGGCCCAGAAGGAAATAGATGATCTACAAAATGTGAATCTCAGCATTGCTGTGACAGGAGAAACCGGTTCAGGCAAGTCGACCTTCATCAACGCCATAAGAGGACTGAGTGACGATGATGAAGGAGCTGCACCAACTGGTGTTACTGAAACAACAATGAAACCAGAAATGTACCAACATCCCAGACTGCCTAATGTGAAGATATGGGATCTGCCTGGAATTGGAGGCACATTTGACGCAAAGAACTActtaaaaaaagtcaatttcCACACGTACgacttcttcatcatcattacAGCAAGTAGATTCAAAGAGAATGACCTGAAGCTGGCCAAAGAAataatgagaaagaaaaaaagtttttacatgGTTCGCTCAAAGATTGATATGGACATTCACTCAGAaaagaggaaggggaggacTGAGGAGGAAGTTCTCAGGAAAATAAAGGAAGACTCTCAACATAACCTGAAGGTGGTCGGAAATCCTCCAGTGTTCCTCATATGCTCGTATGCTCTAGAGAAATATGATTTCGAAGATCTGATACAACACCTTCTGAAAGAACTTCCAGGTCTCAAGAGAGCAGTTCTCAGGCTTTTGCCAGTTTCCTCCATGGAGATTCTACAACAGAAATATGAGCTCTATCGTGGTATAGCTTGGGCAGCATTCATTGTTGCTAATGCCTCAGCACTAGCTCCTGTACCATGTCTGAACAATGTACTTAATGTCACCTTTACGGTGGGATTTTTGACATGGTGGTATTTTGACCTTGGCCTTGATGATAGGTCACTTCAGAAGATGTCAGATAGGCTAAACATGCCAGAACTGAGAGACATCAGCCAGAAGCAGCTTCTGACTTCAGCTCTCAGAAAGAAATGCATACAGGTGTTGAACTTAGATTCTGTCAGAGAACCAGACACACCAGACTCATTTGTCGAGTCTGTGATTTTACTCTTGACTGGATTGACAAACAGtccaaatgtcatttatttaggACTAGAGCTCATGTACGAAATGGCCAAGGAGGTGTTGGAACAGGCAGAATTAAGataa